One Oryza sativa Japonica Group chromosome 8, ASM3414082v1 DNA window includes the following coding sequences:
- the LOC107277132 gene encoding BTB/POZ and MATH domain-containing protein 1: MGTGSKKKKTVSWCTTEVSEGTHAFKIVGYSLNKGIGVGTFIRSGTFAVGGHDWAIRLYPDGVTEDSMDYVSVYLELMTENAKAMAFYTLGLVDPVTGGIRCNWSRSSPRLFDSSDSSRFGPRSPLFIPRSDLEMEESGYIVNDRLTVECEVTVTKGPQVSRTIGCSEIGVPPSELSEHFGKLLEEEEDVGRDVVFSVEGESFAAHKLVLAARSPVFKAEFYGEMIERGTFSIDIKDMQPSVFRALLHFIYTDVLPADIGDLEGDDYVEFIRHLVVAADRYAMDRLKLMCQSILGKYVDVKNVATTLALADQHNCDKLKDVCIQYICSLDEVDAMVRTKGYANLKRSCPSVLADLFEKTSKFRAS; encoded by the coding sequence atGGGGACGggatccaagaagaagaagacggtgTCGTGGTGCACGACGGAGGTATCGGAGGGCACGCACGCGTTCAAGATCGTCGGCTACAGCCTCAACAAGGGCATCGGCGTCGGGACCTTCATCCGGTCGGGCACCTTCGCCGTCGGCGGCCACGATTGGGCCATCCGCCTCTACCCCGACGGAGTCACCGAGGATTCCATGGACTACGTGTCGGTGTATCTGGAGCTGATGACCGAGAACGCCAAGGCCATGGCGTTCTACACGCTGGGCCTGGTTGATCCGGTCACCGGAGGGATCCGCTGCAATTGGTCCCGATCATCGCCGAGGCTGTTCGATTCCTCCGATTCGAGCCGTTTCGGGCCAAGATCCCCACTCTTCATACCGAGAAGTGATCTGGAGATGGAGGAATCTGGCTACATTGTGAATGATCGCCTCACGGTTGAATGCGAGGTTACTGTCACCAAGGGGCCGCAGGTGTCAAGAACCATTGGTTGCTCTGAAATCGGCGTGCCACCTTCAGAGCTATCTGAACATTTTGGGAAGCtgttggaggaggaagaggatgtaGGGAGGGATGTGGTTTTCAGTGTCGAGGGAGAGTCCTTCGCCGCGCACAAGCTCGTGCTCGCCGCGCGATCGCCCGTCTTCAAGGCGGAGTTTTACGGGGAGATGATTGAAAGGGGCACATTTTCCATAGATATCAAGGACATGCAGCCTTCTGTCTTCAGGGCTCTCCTGCATTTCATCTACACTGATGTGTTGCCTGCTGACATTGGCGATCTTGAGGGAGATGATTATGTCGAATTTATCCGGCATCTAGTCGTGGCGGCGGATAGATATGCCATGGATAGGTTGAAGTTGATGTGCCAAAGCATCCTTGGAAAGTATGTTGATGTGAAGAACGTGGCGACTACGCTGGCTTTAGCTGACCAGCATAACTGTGATAAGCTTAAGGATGTTTGCATTCAGTACATTTGCTCTCTGGATGAGGTTGATGCTATGGTCAGGACCAAAGGCTATGCAAATCTCAAAAGAAGTTGCCCTTCTGTGTTGGCAGATTTATTTGAGAAGACAAGCAAGTTCCGTGCTTcttga